The DNA sequence CTTAAACACAAGGATGAGGCAGAAGCCGTTGCCGATGAAATTTTCTATGTGCTTGATGCAGTCAGAAGTGATGATGAAAATGCTATCGAAGATGCAAAGCAAAGAGTTTCGGCCCTGCGGACAGCCTTTCCTAACAATATGTATTTTAAAAGATTGGCAGCCGTAACAGCACATAAAAAATGGGCATCAGGTATTTCAAATAAAGGACTTTTAACCGCCTATCCTGTAGCTGCACAAGATTCAAAAACGGCGAAACAAAATTATGAGATTTTAAATTTCGATCCCAAAAGTCTTTTGATAGATCAAAAAAACGAAGAAACGGAATCGATTCCGGGAAATATAAACGATTATGATGAAGCAGTAAGAGCATATAAAAGCTACCTAAATTCAATTGAAGAATCAGGAATGGAATCTTCATATTCAATGCTTCTTTTTTATTCTCCCAACATAAACGATAAAACGCAGGCTCTTTCTCTTGCCGAAAAAGCCTACTTAAGTGAAAACGGAACAGGAAGCCTAATTGCCGCATCGAACTATGCTTCCCTCCTCTACCTTTCTCAAAAAGATTTTACAAAAGCAAAACTCATTTTAGAGTCGATGATAAAAAATACAACTGCAAGCACTGACAGTCTTTTTTTAATTACAGGAAGCATAATAGATAAAAGAATTATTATCTTTAATTATGCAAGAATGCTTTTTGGTTTAGGTGAATCGGAAAAGGCATTAAAGGTTCGGGAGCAATTACGCAGTTTAATTTTCTCTATGGAAAAATACAGTCCTATAATTTTAAAAAAGATTAAGCTTGAAGATACCACAGATGATTTAATCGAATATTGGGGTAAACCTTCAGGAATAAAATATAATTATTTTTCTGAAAAGTGGTATTACGATTTTTTAAATGCCGAGGTTTCAATTTCAACTGCAACAAACAATAACATAGAAAAGATTTCGATTTTTGCAGATTCCAATTTATCGTTGCCCAATGATTTACGGGTAGGAGAAACAAAAAAGTCTTTTGAAAGTTTTTTCGGTAAACCGATTTATACGGCAGGAGATTGTGAAAACTATTTTTATAAGTCGAACAAGATTCAAGTTTTATATTTAAACGGATTTATAAGACAAATATCCATAACAAAACTTGAATTCTAAAATTATTGTAAACCGCTTATTTTGAGGAAGAAAAATGAATACAAATGCAATCGTCTTATATAAAAACCGTCCGGCTCTTATAAAAGGACAGGCTGACGGAAAATTTGAAATAGAAACGGAAACGGGCATCAAAAAGGTGCGCGAAAAAGATTTTTCCGTTTTGGCTCCAAATAATTCCTCATCGCTAAAAAACATTTTGACCGCAGCTTGTCCCGAACCTGACTTTAATGCAGCTGCCGACTTTTTTGAAGAAGGAACAGCCCTCTTCTCTGAAATAAGCGAATTGGTTTGGGAAAATTTAAATCCGGAACAAATGTGGGCAGCTTGGCTTTTAGTTTCGGCATCTCCTCTTTTTATTGCAGAAAGCCCTGACCTTCCGATTAAGATAAGAACAAAAGAAGAAGCTGAGGCCATAGCTGCTGCAGCACTAAAAAAAGAAACCGAAAAACAAGCGGAAGAACAAGAGCGGAAAGAATTTATAAGCAGCCTATCAAAATTTATAAAAGAAAAAAAGGAAGAAAATTTCGACTTAAAAAAATACTCTCATTTTTTGCAGGAAATAGAAGCCCTTGCCTTAGAAAAAACCGATAAGTCAAAACTTTTAAATGAGGCTCACTTAAAAGAAACTCCGGAATCTGCTCATAAAATTTTAATTAGTACGGGCTATTGGAAGATAGAAAAAAATCCCTACCCCACCCGCTTTAAGCATCCGTTAAATTCGCCTAGGCTGGAATTACCTCCTATTGAACACAACAAAAAATACGAAGATCTGACTCATCTTACCTCCTATGCAATCGACAACGAAGGCAGCACCGATCCGGACGATGCCGTATGCTTTGACGGAGAAAACTTATGGATTCACATTGCAAACCCTGCTGACATAATTACACCCGATTCCAAAAGCGATATGGACGCAAGAAAGCGGGGAGCGACCCTTTACATTCCTGAAGGCGTATCCCGAATGTTGGGAGAATCGGCAGTCGATGCCTTTGCCCTCGGCCTACATGATGACTCTTATGCCCTGTCGTTTAAACTTAAGCTAAATGACTCGGCTGAAATTCTCGATGTAGATATTTTGCGTACCAAAATAAAAGTAAGCTGTATAAGTTTTGAAACGGCCGATGAAGAAAAGATGAATACAAACCTAAAACCTCTTTTTGAAATAGCCGAAAAAAACAGAAAGAAACGGGAAGCTGCAGGAGCTGTTTCGATAGACATGCCGGAAGTTCAAATCAAGGTAGAAACCGAAAATGACAACCAAAAAGTTTTTATAAGCCCGTATAATTTTACGGAATCTTTTTTGATGATAAAGGAAATGATGCTCCTTGCAGGAGAGGCCGCCGCCCGCTTTGCTTTTAAAAATAATATTCCGTTTCAGTATGTAAGTCAGGAAGCTCCCGAATTACCGAAAAAACTTCCCGAAGGCCTTGCGGGCGAATACCGAAAAAGAAAAGCTATGAGGCCGAGAAATGTGGGTACAATTCCTGCAATGCATTCAGCCCTAGGAATTGCAATGTACAGTCAAATTACAAGCCCCCTCCGCCGCTATGGAGACTTGGTTGCCCATCAACAGCTTTTAAAATTTATCGACGGAAACGAGGTAATGAAAACCGATGACCTTCTTATGAGAATAGCGGCGGGAGACATTGCAGGCAAAAATTGTTCCTATGCTGAAAGAGCCTCGCGTCAACATTGGACTCTGATCTATCTATTACAAAACCCTGACTGGCAAGGAGAAGCCGTAATTTTGGAAACAATAAAAAACACTGCACGCATTTCCATTCCGTCTATCGGCTATGAAACCGAGATGAGGTTAAAAAAAGAATTATCGATTAACGAACGCATAAATGTAAAAGCCGAGGATATAGATATTCCGAATCTGACTGTAAGATTTGTGCAGGTGTAAAGGAAAAGAACTTATGCAAAATGTTTTTTATTCTTTAAGGGAATTGGATAAAAGAGCCGAAGAAGATTTTAATTTAAAAAACGGAATTTTAATGGAAAACGCAGCCCGCGGTTCCGCGGAAAAAATTAAAAATCTTTTTCCGTTAAAAAAAGAAGATGCAAAAAAAACTATACAGATTGTCTGCGGTTCAGGCGACAACGGCGGAGACGGGCTCGCCCTTGCAAGAATCTTAGCCGATGAT is a window from the Treponema denticola genome containing:
- a CDS encoding ribonuclease catalytic domain-containing protein, which translates into the protein MNTNAIVLYKNRPALIKGQADGKFEIETETGIKKVREKDFSVLAPNNSSSLKNILTAACPEPDFNAAADFFEEGTALFSEISELVWENLNPEQMWAAWLLVSASPLFIAESPDLPIKIRTKEEAEAIAAAALKKETEKQAEEQERKEFISSLSKFIKEKKEENFDLKKYSHFLQEIEALALEKTDKSKLLNEAHLKETPESAHKILISTGYWKIEKNPYPTRFKHPLNSPRLELPPIEHNKKYEDLTHLTSYAIDNEGSTDPDDAVCFDGENLWIHIANPADIITPDSKSDMDARKRGATLYIPEGVSRMLGESAVDAFALGLHDDSYALSFKLKLNDSAEILDVDILRTKIKVSCISFETADEEKMNTNLKPLFEIAEKNRKKREAAGAVSIDMPEVQIKVETENDNQKVFISPYNFTESFLMIKEMMLLAGEAAARFAFKNNIPFQYVSQEAPELPKKLPEGLAGEYRKRKAMRPRNVGTIPAMHSALGIAMYSQITSPLRRYGDLVAHQQLLKFIDGNEVMKTDDLLMRIAAGDIAGKNCSYAERASRQHWTLIYLLQNPDWQGEAVILETIKNTARISIPSIGYETEMRLKKELSINERINVKAEDIDIPNLTVRFVQV